The sequence AAATCGTGCATGTAGCAGATGGGGAAATCTATTTTTTTGCTAGCGGTGAACCTCATTATTTTCTAGCGTCGCCAAATAGTGAACGAATCGTTTATCAATTTGATTTGAGTCTGTTTGAGGAAATAAACTTGAAATCAACAAATGATTGTTCATTGATTGAATTATTCGAAACAGGAGAAAAACATAGTTCTAAATGGTCAAAATCTTTAGCTATGGACATGAAAAAGCTATTACAGCAATTATTTGAAGAATATGGGAAGCAAGACTTAGGGAAGAATTATGCACTTTTTAGTTTGTTATTTCAATTGGTCACAACTTTTTATAGAAGGCTCCCTCAAACACATACTGAAGTCAAAAAAGGGGCTAAAGCTTCTACTATAAAGTATAAAGAAAATTTAAAACAGCTAGATCGTATCTTTACCTATGTAGAAAATCATTATGAAGAATCGATTACGTTAGAAGAGATAGCAAAATACAGTGGCTTTAGCTCTTATTATTTTACTCGTTTTTTCAAAGCCAATACAGGGACAACTTTTATGAGTTTTTTGACTGAGTATCGTATTAATCAAGCAAAGTTTATTTTAGCCAATGAAAAAGTTCCCATGATCGAAGTCGCTGAAAAAGCTGGTTTTGCTAGTGTGAAGACGTTTCATCATGTGTTTAAAGAGCAAGTTGGAATTTCGCCTTTGAAATATCAGAAAATGATTATAAAGTAAAAAACAGTCAGTAGATTAAGCTATTTTAATCTACAGGCTGTTTTTTTGAGGAGCTAATTGGCCAGTGTAAATGTCGCCGAAAAATATTCTTTATCAAATTGAAGAGAAAAATTTGCTCCTTCATACTGACGGATTGTTTTTACGATAGCAGTGAGTCCATGCTCTTTGTAGAATTTTTTTGATAGTATTGACTCCTCAATTGTTTTTTCTAAGTTTACTTGAGCACTAGTTGTATTGGTAAATTTAATATAAAGCTGATTTACTTCTTTTTCTATTAGCACATATAAATTGTTTTCTTTTCCTTTTTGAGTTTCTTTTACAGCGTATTCAGAGATAACGGATAAACAATGAAGGAAGTCGATCAAACGAATTGAAATCTCACTTTCCTTTATGATATCAGGTATGTTTAGATGAAGTGCTATCTGTTTAGCTGTGCAATCTTCTATCAGATAAAGCAACAATCCTTGAACGGAGGGAATGGGGATATTTCCAAGTTCAACATATGAATCTTCTTCCAAAAGGTTTTTTGAATAATCAGTGATGGATGCAATATAAGTGAGCGCTTCTTGCGATTGATCTTGTTCAATATAATCTGCCAAACTTAGCAAAATATTACGATAATCATGTCTAAATTCATCTGAAATAGTAATTTTTTCCAATTCTTGATTGTACTGCTCAAATAGCACTTGCTTTTTTAATTGTTGTTGATAGTATTTACTATACGAATAAGCAGTCGTATAAACAATTAAGTTTAACGTAAGCATTAAAAAGGTTAGATAGAGAAATGACTCCACAAAAAAATGTTGTACTGCTGATTGTTTAAGTAAAGAAAAAATAGTAAGAAAAAAAAGAGCAACTATCGATTGAATTTTATAATTTTTTTGAATATGTAAAATAGAATCAGTAATCAAATAAGTCTTATCAACTTTTTTGATAGCGAAAATTAATAGAAATAGACCTATTTGTTGTCCAAAGAATGAAAAAGGTACTAGTATTTGGTGTTGATCCGCATTAATATAATGTATTTGGAATAGAAAATTCATTAAGTCGTATGTAAAAAGCCAAGAAATTAGTACCAATGAATTAATCAAAAAAAGAGTGAGAGACATTAAAATCCAATTACCTGTAAAACGTACAATAAAGACAGCTAAGCTGACATAAAAAACAAATAATAATATGTAAATATAAGAGGTTCTAACAAAATAACTAATCAAGATGGTTAAAGCCAATATGATAGATAATATAGTGGAGTGTTTTGTATCAATATATTTTTTATGAAGTAACGTCCATACAATTTGGAGATAATTAATAGCAAATAATTCTGTTGCTAAATAGGTTTCCATAAATATTTACTCCTTTGATTCAGTTTGTTTCATCATATCAAAAAGTCTAGAAAGTCACAATTTATAACTAGTTACTAAATGTATAAATTCCAAACAAAGAGCAATTAAGACAAAAAATGTAGGAATACGAGAGAAAAACTCATTTTCCTACATTTTTATTTAGATATAAGCAGTGGTTCTGACAACTTTGGTACTGAAAAACTAACAATAAAAAAGGAATCTTTTTTAGCAATCTGGTAACTTGCTTTTTTATAATTATCAATCAATTTAGCTAGAATATATAAGCCTTTTCCTTGATGTTTTTCTTTGGTAGAAAAATTATTTTGTAAAAGGGATTGTAGTGAGATATCTTTATCTGCAGTATAGGTATTTTTTACGACTACTTTTACAAAATTTTGGTCACCGGTAATCGCTATTTCAATCATCTTGAGCTCCGTTTCCTGGACAGCTTCATAGGCATTATCTAATAAAATAGAAAAGCAACGAATGAAGTCGACGATATTCATATCAATATCTGTCAGTTTTTCTGTTATTGTGATTTTCAGCTGAATATCTTTATCCGAACAACTTTTTAGAAAACTAGTCAAAAGACCTTGGATCGGTGGATTATGAATCACTGAAATCGTTTTATATAGATTTGGTGTAAGTAGTGAGTTTGAATAGTCAATGATTGTATGCAGTAAATGAAGTGCTTGTTGCGTATCATTTAGTTCCAAATAGGAGGTCAGTCCAATCAAAAGTTGCTTATAATCATGACGAAATTCATTAGAACGGTTGATCTTTTCTCTTTCTTGCTCATATTTCTTGTTAAGGATATTGATATATTGTTGTTCATTTTGCCGTTTAACAATAAGTAGAATATTCCAGCTAAGAAAAGCTGTGAAACAGATGATAATGAAGGTGCTGTAAAAAAATGAATCTGAATAGCCTTCTGACACACTAAATTGCTGCAGAGTAATCGTTACGAATAAGAAAATTAAGAGTAAAACAGATAATAAACGATACTTTTTAGGCAATAGATGAATAGTGGTCGTGATATTGAATCGTTTATTTAAATAATTAGCGAAGAGCAAAAGTAAATAGAAAACAAATTGTTGTAGAAAAATAAAAAGTTTTAAATAGATTGAATAAGTTTCAGCATCAATCAAATGGTTAATAAATAGAATATCCCAAATATCCAATGTTAAAAGCCATGAAAGTAAAACAATCGCATTTTCAAAACTTAAAAATAAAGCAGGAACCACCCAATTTTGAACTTTTCTTACTTGAAAGAAAAATTGTAGAAGAAAAAAAGGAATCAGCAATAGAGTAATAAAATGATCATCTGTAAAAGCACCAACAATAAATTGAACAGTTAAAATGGCACTAAGGATCATTGTTTCTCGAAAGGACAAGATTTTTTTATAAGCAAATAACCAAAGCAATTGTATAAAATTTAGTGATAGTAACGAAATAAAAAAAGGTCTATCTAACATATTGATACTCCTGTAGCCCCTTCTTTACTTTATCAATGATTCGAGTTCCTACAAAAAGATCTTTACCACCATTGAAAGTAATCGTACCATTTTTTCTATTGATCGATGAAATATTTTCAAGATTAATTATGTAGGACTGAAGAGCGGTAAATAAGTATACTTGTTTTAAATTATTTTTGAGTTTACCAATTTTTCCTTCTATAATTAGTTCTTCTGAAATGGTCTTGATCAAAACGCGACTCTTTAAACCTTTCAATGATTCAATATATAAAATATCTTTACAATTAAGATAAATTGCTTCATATCCGTTCATAAAAGTCGTGATATCTTGATCTTGTCTCCAAACGGCTTTAGTCAAACTTTCTACCTTCAGCAGAACATTCTCAATAGTTGATTTTAGTTCTGTTGAGTCAATTGGGTTCTTTACAAGATAGCTAAGCGGAAAAATATCACTATTGATGATTGAAATAGCTTTATCTTCAAAACTAGTCAGAAAAATAATGTTGCATTTTGAATTGATTTGTCGAATCTGATTTGCCAAATCAATTCCTGAATATTGTGTTTTTAAATCGATATCCAAAAAGAAAATATCATTATCAGAAATGTTTAATGTTGGAATCTCTTCCATAAAATGCAAATGATTGTCTGAAGAAGAGATTTTATAGCGAAAAGAATTAGAATCGTAACTCTCAAGATAATGAATGATTCGTTTCCTATATAGATTATCATCTTCAACAACATAAATTGTTGTAGTATTTGTCATTAAGTTTCCTCCTAAAAAATAAATTTTAAAATATTTTTAATATATTCTAGAATATAAAGATAGAAAAAGAAAGGTTTTCATCGATTAAAAATGAAAAAGACTGCATATGTAATAGTATAGCGCTTACTTGCGACTTTTTAATTTGGAAAAAATAAAATTTATAAATAAAAAAGTTAAATGTAATTTGATAGCGCTTACTTGTTGTTTTCTTTGTTATTAGGTAATTGTACTATGAATGAGTTCATTGATAAACAAATACGAACGGCTTATAAAGCAAATTTATTTTTCAATTAAAATCAATTCAGTTTTTAATTTTAGAAAGGAAGTTAAAATGATCGTGCAGTTAAATAAAATCAAAAAATGCGTTAAATATGTTTTCATTACTTTTATTTTATGTATTATTTCACCAATCCATTCAATTGCTGCAAATAAAGAAGCCGACCCATTAGGATTTGTTGTTCAGGCGATTAGGCCGGATACACAAATTGAAACCAATAAATCTTATTTCTTTATTGAAACTCAACCTGATGAGACTCAAACATTGAAGGTCAAGGTTAAATCAACTCAAAAAGATCCTATCAAAATTCAAGCATTTATTGCCAATGGTACAACAGGTTCAACTGGAAATATTGAGTATGACGAATCAACAAAGGATCTAGATAAGAGCTTAAAACATCCATTAACAGAAATGGTCAAAATCAATGAGCCTGAAATCACATTAGAAAACTTTGAAGAAAAAGTGGTTGAACTATCCGTTACACCACCAAAAGAAAGTTATGAAGGAATCAAACTAGGCGCTGTTGTTTTTCAAACAGTAGAGGATAAGGAACAAACCAAAACACAAACAATCTCTAGTAAATACCAATACAAAATTGGTTTGATCACAACTGAAACAGGGGAAGAATATGAAAATGCTAAAAATCTAGAGCTAGCATCAGCCAAACTTGGGTTGAAATTAGGTCGTAAGCAAGTTGCCGCTGTTATACATAATCCAGAATCAAAAATAGCTGATAATTTAAAAATTGAAGCAACCGTAACTAAAAAGGGTTCAGACACAGTTTTAAAAAAACAAACAGTAGAAAATGCTCGCATGGCACCAAATAGCACATATGAATTTTCAGTGGATTGGGGAGTTGATGTCATTGAATCAGGTGACTATACCTTAAAAGTTCATGCTCAAAATGACGAAGAAGACTGGAAATGGCAAAAAGATTTTAGCGTTTCAGCTGAAAAAGCAAAAAAAATGAATGAAGAAACAGTTTTCAAAGTAGAATCACCTGATTGGCTACCTTACGTCGTTATTTTAGCAATTGGTTCACTTGTATTAGTCATTGTAATTTTGACCGCTAGAAATAAACGTTGGAAAAAAATGGTTTATGAACGTGCTAAGAGAAGAAAATCAAAACAGGCGAAAAGAAAGAAGTCAGAACAAAAAAAGGTTAAAAAGAATAAACAAATGAAGGAGTGACAATAGTGAATCAGGGTCTTAATAAAATAGCAAAAAAACAATTAATATCAATAGTACTCTTTTTCAGTCTAACAACCTTTTTTGCACCGACGGTATGGGCTAATCAAGCAGGTGAAGCAGATGTTGGTATCACGTTTAAAAAAACGGAAGATGATACGCCAGCACCTCCACGTGATAATACGCCTACAGCTGATAAAGCCAAACCAATCAATAAACGGGTTCGTTTGCCAAACACCGGGGAAACAGTGAAGCAGTTGACGTTGCTGATTAGCGGAATGATTCTGATTGTGATCAGTTTTGCGGTTATTTTAGATAAGCAAATCAAGCTGAATAGTGACTGATCTATTAAAAAAAAGCTATTTTAAATTTAATCAAGGGAGAATAATTTTATGAGAGTCTATATTTGGCTGTATATATTAGGAGCATGTGGCACTATTTCATTAGGAATGTTCCTCTTCTCCTTAAATCGAGACAGTATTTTAGTAAAAAAATTAAAATTAAAAAAATCAAAAATATTATTGAATTGGTTATTGTTAGCCGTATCGATTATCAGTTTTCTATTACTGATCTATACATTTATCTATATCCAAAAGCAAATGAATATCTTTAATTTAAGTTAAAGATATTCCTATTCAACAGTTTACTATGGTAACTTCCTCAAAAGTAAAATGCGTTAGGAGAAAGATAATGAATAAAAAAGTATTAGGAACATTCGTTTTAGGGTTATCAATTGGGGCAGTATTATTACCACAAGCAGCCCAAGCAGCAGAAAGAGAAACAAATTCAGGAGTAGGTATTGGATTCAGCAATGATGATGCGAATACAGTCATCCCTGGACCATACGATGAAGCATTAAGTTTAATCAACAAACCAACTGCTTTCAAATTTGGTACTGAAAATGAAGCAAGTGCGCTTAGCTCTGTATACTACCAACAAGTACAAGATAAACAATACATCGCAGTATATGAAGATCGTGATGCAGATAAACAAACAAGCTGGAAATTAACTGCTAAGTTGTCTGACCTTGTTAGCACAACAGACGCAACGAAAAAATTAGTATCAACAATGACTATGAATTCGGCAAATATTTCTACTTTTGATTTAACAGATCAAAAAGATAAAGAAACTGGTAAATTACCATCAGTTGTTGAAAAATTACCAGATTTAACAAAATATGCTGAAGATAAAGTAACTGGTGTTGCTAAAGTCTCTCTTGAAGCTG is a genomic window of Enterococcus haemoperoxidus ATCC BAA-382 containing:
- a CDS encoding AraC family transcriptional regulator — its product is MSVYLERPEFEGNLLFRAFINDGMTIVYPHWHKEIELIYSIRGTVNIGVGDEIVHVADGEIYFFASGEPHYFLASPNSERIVYQFDLSLFEEINLKSTNDCSLIELFETGEKHSSKWSKSLAMDMKKLLQQLFEEYGKQDLGKNYALFSLLFQLVTTFYRRLPQTHTEVKKGAKASTIKYKENLKQLDRIFTYVENHYEESITLEEIAKYSGFSSYYFTRFFKANTGTTFMSFLTEYRINQAKFILANEKVPMIEVAEKAGFASVKTFHHVFKEQVGISPLKYQKMIIK
- a CDS encoding sensor histidine kinase, with the translated sequence MLDRPFFISLLSLNFIQLLWLFAYKKILSFRETMILSAILTVQFIVGAFTDDHFITLLLIPFFLLQFFFQVRKVQNWVVPALFLSFENAIVLLSWLLTLDIWDILFINHLIDAETYSIYLKLFIFLQQFVFYLLLLFANYLNKRFNITTTIHLLPKKYRLLSVLLLIFLFVTITLQQFSVSEGYSDSFFYSTFIIICFTAFLSWNILLIVKRQNEQQYINILNKKYEQEREKINRSNEFRHDYKQLLIGLTSYLELNDTQQALHLLHTIIDYSNSLLTPNLYKTISVIHNPPIQGLLTSFLKSCSDKDIQLKITITEKLTDIDMNIVDFIRCFSILLDNAYEAVQETELKMIEIAITGDQNFVKVVVKNTYTADKDISLQSLLQNNFSTKEKHQGKGLYILAKLIDNYKKASYQIAKKDSFFIVSFSVPKLSEPLLISK
- a CDS encoding LytR/AlgR family response regulator transcription factor; the encoded protein is MTNTTTIYVVEDDNLYRKRIIHYLESYDSNSFRYKISSSDNHLHFMEEIPTLNISDNDIFFLDIDLKTQYSGIDLANQIRQINSKCNIIFLTSFEDKAISIINSDIFPLSYLVKNPIDSTELKSTIENVLLKVESLTKAVWRQDQDITTFMNGYEAIYLNCKDILYIESLKGLKSRVLIKTISEELIIEGKIGKLKNNLKQVYLFTALQSYIINLENISSINRKNGTITFNGGKDLFVGTRIIDKVKKGLQEYQYVR
- a CDS encoding DUF916 and DUF3324 domain-containing protein; translation: MIVQLNKIKKCVKYVFITFILCIISPIHSIAANKEADPLGFVVQAIRPDTQIETNKSYFFIETQPDETQTLKVKVKSTQKDPIKIQAFIANGTTGSTGNIEYDESTKDLDKSLKHPLTEMVKINEPEITLENFEEKVVELSVTPPKESYEGIKLGAVVFQTVEDKEQTKTQTISSKYQYKIGLITTETGEEYENAKNLELASAKLGLKLGRKQVAAVIHNPESKIADNLKIEATVTKKGSDTVLKKQTVENARMAPNSTYEFSVDWGVDVIESGDYTLKVHAQNDEEDWKWQKDFSVSAEKAKKMNEETVFKVESPDWLPYVVILAIGSLVLVIVILTARNKRWKKMVYERAKRRKSKQAKRKKSEQKKVKKNKQMKE
- a CDS encoding LPXTG cell wall anchor domain-containing protein; translated protein: MNQGLNKIAKKQLISIVLFFSLTTFFAPTVWANQAGEADVGITFKKTEDDTPAPPRDNTPTADKAKPINKRVRLPNTGETVKQLTLLISGMILIVISFAVILDKQIKLNSD